AGTTTCTGAAAGAAGGGGGTTACATGGCAGTGACAGAGAACACATGGTTCACGGATGAACCTTCTTCGAAAGTGCTTCAATTCTGGCAGGATATATATCCTGGTATCATGAACATACCTGACACTGAAAAAGTTATCACGGCAGCAGGATATGATATCATTGACCACTTTAAACTGCCAGCTTCGACATGGCATGATTTTTACTCCCATCTGGAAAAAAGAGTCCATGACATCAGTGATAGCTATAAAGAAAACACCGATGCAGAAATGATTCTTAGTTTTAACAGAAAAGAGATAGAGCTCTTCAGAGAGTATCCAGATGAATATGGTTATGCATTCTACATTTTTCGGAAGAACGCAAATAAATGTCCTGTTACTGATAAATAATTAAATGAACCTGAAACTTGAAAAGAAATCAAAGGAAAACAATATCTACTATCGTATATGGGGAGTGACTTGCTCATAAAAAGCAGGTCATATCCGAATACAAATCGTTTTTAATTAAATTTTTTGCTCTACTACTCATCCCCATTTATGCTATTCGCCAACCACATTTTTTCTTCATTCTGACAAGTTCAATGGCTTCTTTGCCTGTCATGTGTCCAATCTCATTTTCAACAAGACACAACTGCCTACATTTGATTATGAAGGTGATTTTTCATGAGTAATTTGTAGCTTGCAAAAAAATGTCAGGCAACATCAGGAAAATAATGACCCAGTATTGAAACAAATGTGATGCACCCAATTACTGTAGAAATTATAGATGTTCCAAGAACAATGGTACTATTCTCATAGAGTTAGGCAACATATATTCATAGATTTTATTCACAGTTGCGTATTAATTTTTTCAATAGTAATAACCAATGCCCCTCTTGCCCAAGAAAATTTTGATTTTGCCAGATCAGCATATTTTCCTGAAGTTTGAACTTCTCCTTTTCCAGAAATGCAGCATCCCTGACCAGGGCTATTGGTCCCCTGGACTTTCTTTGAAGCTATCAGCATCTCCACTTGGGGGTTCTTTTTAAGGTTCTCCTCGGTTATATTATAAAATCCGGCCGGAATAACGATTATTCCGCTATCTTCAGTTTTTAATGCTCTCATATATCCCCCCCATGTAGCCACCATATGTGGACCACTATCTCCGCAAGTTGCAATGGCAACCCATTCTGTATTATCTAGAACTTCCTTGCATTTGCCTTCTATTTGTACTATATTAGCCCCCCATTAATTTCAATCAAATGATTTCAAACTAGTATAATTAACTACGTTTTTATAAAATATAAATCAATGGGTTTGAAATCTCATATTTAAGGGGTAAATAAATTACAGTTTATTTAAGTGTGTTAAAAGATATTATAATGAAGACAAATATGTGGGAAAAACAAAAAAGAAGGTTTTTAATTACGAAAATCACTTCGCAATATCAACAATACAACCTTCTGGGAATATCATTCTAAATATAAAACCAACAAGTGGACCTGCAACAAACACTACCAGAGGATACGCAAATACAGCACTGATAGCAAGATTAGAGATCCAGGTTAAAGGTAGGTC
This DNA window, taken from Methanomethylovorans hollandica DSM 15978, encodes the following:
- a CDS encoding class I SAM-dependent methyltransferase; the protein is MTESPIFEIFDGLPRQGPGSNECTEKAFNLLSSLPAGTKILDIGCGVGMQTIHLAKICNDCHITATDIYQPFLDKLMENAVKEGLDDRITTVCASMDDLPFEAGEFDIIWAEGSIFILGLEKGISYWKQFLKEGGYMAVTENTWFTDEPSSKVLQFWQDIYPGIMNIPDTEKVITAAGYDIIDHFKLPASTWHDFYSHLEKRVHDISDSYKENTDAEMILSFNRKEIELFREYPDEYGYAFYIFRKNANKCPVTDK
- a CDS encoding pyridoxamine 5'-phosphate oxidase family protein, which produces MVQIEGKCKEVLDNTEWVAIATCGDSGPHMVATWGGYMRALKTEDSGIIVIPAGFYNITEENLKKNPQVEMLIASKKVQGTNSPGQGCCISGKGEVQTSGKYADLAKSKFSWARGALVITIEKINTQL